The Ostrinia nubilalis chromosome 17, ilOstNubi1.1, whole genome shotgun sequence genome contains a region encoding:
- the LOC135079843 gene encoding uncharacterized protein LOC135079843 — protein MESDFPSPGGVNGINLANYFPNRRSNNTVVYFHKRFLPDTKEEKVQDIKKDIKPNNVKCKKKKTSNNIKHDKSQKHNSETANQQTFKYENIEVVPFTNSALEQTIKFSKNLVPLVIPQPKESLESPVIYTVKTSRKHKKQDKKRECSIEKDVTYNKDHLKNFEDKNRKRRKENYSARESIDPSSQNTLDDIHININQSCSFSESTEVKFHKRESSNNKISNDNSQKFFISNSFEALANGSVSDGNKIKIHLMNETDKTQFRESIRNPIVNTIRDYLSQINGNDSLNNDLNTVKKVLLSNSQKLDDILAKLACIEKKIENNAKQTNKTQKTPRVQSAMASKLEELGQDIVEVKEHEISDEEDLTEEYNNMLRRRRNGGKSVVVEIKPKEKDDKKNESLACGEEVPGPLNETSSVSQLGIKPDRPSRLPARFCWTDVDRKK, from the exons ATGGAATCAG ACTTCCCGAGCCCTGGTGGAGTTAATGGGATCAACTTAGCTAATTACTTTCCTAATCGGCGCTCAAACAACACTGTGGTATACTTCCACAAAAGATTTCTCCCAGACACAAAGGAAGAAAAAGTTcaagatattaaaaaagatATCAAACCAAACAATGTTAagtgtaaaaagaaaaagacGAGCAATAACATAAAACATGATAAAAGCCAGAAACACAACAGCGAAACGGCAAACCAACAAACTTTCAAATATGAAAACATAGAGGTGGTACCATTCACCAATTCAGCTTTAGAGCAGACAATAAAATTCTCTAAAAATTTAGTGCCCCTCGTTATACCCCAGCCAAAAGAAAGTTTGGAATCGCCAGTTATTTACACCGTTAAAACTTCGAGAAAGCATAAAAAGCAAGATAAAAAACGCGAATGTAGCATCGAAAAAGACGTAACATATAACAAAGATCACTTGAAAAACTTTGAAGACAAAAATAGAAAAAGACGCAAAGAAAATTATAGTGCACGAGAATCTATTGATCCTTCTTCTCAAAACACTTTGGATGATATACACATaaacataaatcagtcgtgTTCTTTTTCGGAATCGACTGAAGTAAAATTTCACAAAAGAGAATCAAGTAACAACAAGATTAGCAACGATAATTCCCAAAAGTTTTTCATTTCTAATTCATTCGAGGCTTTAGCCAACGGATCTGTTTCTGAcggcaataaaattaaaattcatttgaTGAATGAAACCGATAAAACTCAATTTAGGGAGAGTATTAGGAATCCAATCGTCAATACAATTAGAGATTACTTATCACAGATAAACGGCAATGACAGTTTGAATAACGACTTAAACACTGTTAAAAAAGTTTTGCTGAGTAACAGTCAGAAATTGGACGATATTCTAGCCAAACTAGCATGCATAGAGAAAAAGATTGAGAATAATGCTAAGCAGACAAACAAAACGCAAAAAACGCCACGTGTACAATCAGCCATGGCATCTAAATTGGAAGAACTAGGGCAAGATATAGTAGAAGTGAAAGAACATGAGATATCAGATGAAGAAGATTTGACAGAAgagtataataatatgcttaGAAGACGAAGGAATGGAGGGAAAAGCGTGGTGGTTGAGATAAAGCCGAAAGAAAAAGATGATAAGAAGAATGAATCTCTAGCATGTGGAGAAGAAGTTCCTGGTCCATTGAATGAGACGTCTTCTGTGAGTCAGTTGGGGATTAAGCCTGATCGTCCTAGTAGACTGCCGGCGAGGTTCTGCTGGACAGATGTTGATAGAAAAAAGTGA